The following proteins are encoded in a genomic region of Leptolyngbya boryana PCC 6306:
- a CDS encoding lysozyme family protein: MNDPLFNSVGDIAMITTKAFKEQHDLSDSAFKRLVRKAKRQYPGGEFTRRINSTQWEVLHPAILESLISTTVAEPEFTDSTMTANKSASHLLQPLNLVPLHSLVPSHSQTVEVIPTSKVSTIADLNGQRDRLMQGQSEIEMALEVVQQTRQLVGYVLSVQRSQTTVDTQQVTQLEDAAFELQVHADCLRREDRRTSIEQGYRDQRRSEAQTQVVQMRDFFARRTEATASSEVQP; encoded by the coding sequence ATGAACGACCCTTTATTCAACTCGGTAGGTGACATTGCCATGATCACGACCAAAGCATTTAAGGAACAGCACGATCTCTCCGATTCCGCCTTCAAACGCTTAGTGAGAAAAGCCAAACGTCAATATCCTGGTGGCGAATTTACCCGTCGTATCAACTCGACTCAATGGGAAGTTTTGCATCCCGCCATTCTGGAATCTCTAATTTCTACAACCGTTGCAGAGCCTGAATTTACAGACTCAACCATGACTGCAAACAAGAGCGCATCTCATCTTCTGCAACCGCTCAATCTGGTTCCTCTGCATTCACTTGTGCCTTCTCACTCCCAGACTGTTGAGGTGATCCCCACCAGCAAAGTCAGCACGATCGCTGATCTGAACGGGCAACGTGACCGTCTTATGCAAGGGCAATCCGAAATCGAGATGGCACTAGAGGTCGTTCAGCAGACCCGCCAGTTGGTCGGCTATGTTCTCTCCGTTCAGCGATCGCAGACCACAGTAGACACACAACAAGTGACGCAACTTGAAGATGCCGCTTTTGAACTACAGGTTCATGCAGATTGTCTCAGGCGAGAGGATCGGCGGACCTCGATCGAGCAGGGGTATCGGGATCAGCGTCGTTCCGAAGCACAAACACAAGTCGTTCAAATGCGGGATTTTTTCGCACGTCGCACCGAGGCAACCGCATCTTCCGAGGTGCAGCCGTAA
- a CDS encoding type I restriction endonuclease subunit R: MTDTERARLDHLKQRYLYYADSGAITEGTVNLILLSPLLETLNFIDPPYQVRSEKYVRFEIEDGDTQLDGLIDALILQDRLWLILIESKRYGFSVRQALPQTLAYMVSAPTSPVFALITTGEDYLFVKFDRDSSRYALSDKLTLSTVEGNELHVVAQILKRLINS; encoded by the coding sequence TTGACTGATACCGAACGAGCAAGGCTTGATCATCTCAAGCAGCGTTATCTTTACTATGCTGACAGCGGAGCAATTACAGAAGGCACAGTGAACCTTATCCTGCTGTCTCCCTTACTGGAGACCCTCAACTTCATCGATCCGCCTTACCAAGTTCGCAGCGAAAAATATGTTCGGTTTGAGATTGAGGATGGAGACACCCAACTGGATGGATTGATCGATGCCTTAATTCTTCAGGATCGTCTCTGGCTCATTCTCATCGAGAGTAAGCGGTACGGGTTTAGCGTCAGGCAAGCACTCCCACAAACGCTTGCCTATATGGTAAGTGCACCAACTTCTCCGGTGTTCGCGCTTATCACGACTGGAGAAGACTATTTATTCGTGAAGTTCGATCGTGACTCTTCCCGCTACGCTCTATCAGATAAACTCACTCTGAGTACCGTCGAAGGCAATGAGCTGCATGTTGTTGCACAGATCTTAAAGCGATTGATCAACTCATGA
- a CDS encoding ribbon-helix-helix domain-containing protein, whose product MSKRVFLTLPDGIADDLERWAASEKNKAATLAGFLVEEAVRRAKEQGKIPPDDGSFPHYDTLAELVRHNRNKLAESEKFSSARLKALSSGDKPTEVEILRLALILGRTEEYVLSLKTNPDVSEGSTN is encoded by the coding sequence GTGAGTAAACGAGTCTTTCTAACGCTTCCAGATGGAATTGCTGATGACCTTGAACGGTGGGCGGCAAGTGAGAAAAATAAAGCTGCCACCCTCGCAGGATTTCTTGTTGAGGAAGCGGTTCGGCGCGCCAAGGAACAGGGGAAAATTCCTCCTGATGACGGCTCGTTCCCGCATTACGACACACTTGCAGAATTAGTGAGGCATAATCGCAATAAACTTGCTGAATCAGAAAAGTTTTCCTCTGCTCGACTGAAGGCTTTGTCTAGTGGGGATAAGCCAACGGAAGTCGAAATTCTGCGTCTTGCCCTCATCCTTGGCAGGACAGAAGAGTATGTTCTCAGTCTTAAAACGAATCCTGACGTTAGTGAAGGCAGTACGAATTGA
- the csx18 gene encoding CRISPR-associated protein Csx18, whose protein sequence is MYLSNRALQVRNASIAGISGALTLVILLIAPLGLAAVIINTLLVTIATFATGTVVDRVVISMQRDRNLPPTADLRRRESSNVDRYR, encoded by the coding sequence ATGTATCTTTCAAATCGCGCCCTACAAGTTCGCAATGCCTCGATTGCCGGAATCAGCGGAGCCTTAACCTTAGTTATTCTGCTGATTGCTCCATTAGGATTAGCAGCCGTCATCATCAACACCCTGCTTGTCACGATCGCAACTTTTGCCACCGGAACTGTCGTCGATCGTGTCGTCATTTCAATGCAGCGCGATCGTAATTTACCTCCAACTGCTGACCTTCGCAGACGAGAAAGCAGCAATGTGGATCGATATCGGTAG
- the cas2 gene encoding CRISPR-associated endonuclease Cas2 — translation MLIYVVTYDIPSDKRRKKIADLLEGYGQRVQYSVFECALSAVKFKELRKRLQQRIKIEEDSVRMYPISQQMLQQVEVWGGVEIVEPPGSTIV, via the coding sequence ATGCTAATTTATGTAGTGACCTATGATATTCCGTCTGATAAGCGGCGGAAGAAGATAGCGGATTTGTTGGAAGGATATGGGCAGCGGGTGCAATATAGTGTGTTTGAATGTGCACTTTCGGCTGTGAAGTTCAAAGAGCTTCGGAAGCGATTGCAGCAGCGCATTAAGATCGAGGAGGATAGTGTGCGGATGTATCCGATTTCGCAGCAAATGTTGCAGCAGGTTGAGGTTTGGGGTGGAGTGGAAATCGTGGAACCGCCGGGATCAACGATCGTCTAG
- the cmr4 gene encoding type III-B CRISPR module RAMP protein Cmr4 translates to MYKKTYGIIETLAPLHVGATAGEESGNLNLIFRDQFTQTGILPGSSIRGRFRSEMRRDQSGDANYWYGSPAETGESDTTSESIVKFEYASLLWLPVFCPGQPIVWVSSPKLLKRYQRIAGNSVDGLKSIKTSAIDRLKYVGSSTLKTLNVEGKKKLFFNFGFLTLDKTEDLSIWFPNGEQLPAVVVGDDEIGMIHDMALYRQSRVRLMDREKRVDKGGFFNTEALPEGTIMVFPIAIRNTATTPWQPFGDGIETSEIYLGGLESIGFGNCQITLKNLNTVAHSQEVAA, encoded by the coding sequence ATGTATAAAAAGACCTACGGCATCATTGAAACATTGGCTCCGCTACATGTGGGTGCAACAGCTGGTGAAGAAAGCGGAAATTTGAACCTGATTTTTCGAGATCAGTTTACTCAGACTGGAATTCTTCCAGGCAGCTCAATTCGGGGACGATTCCGCTCTGAGATGCGACGTGATCAGTCGGGGGATGCAAACTATTGGTATGGGAGTCCAGCAGAGACCGGTGAATCAGATACAACAAGTGAATCAATCGTTAAGTTCGAGTATGCTTCCTTGTTGTGGCTGCCTGTATTTTGTCCGGGGCAACCAATTGTGTGGGTGAGCAGTCCCAAGTTATTGAAACGCTATCAACGCATTGCTGGCAATTCTGTTGATGGTCTTAAAAGCATTAAAACCTCAGCAATCGATCGCTTAAAGTATGTGGGTTCGTCAACACTAAAAACCCTGAACGTTGAAGGTAAGAAAAAGCTCTTTTTTAATTTTGGCTTTTTGACACTAGATAAAACCGAAGACCTATCAATTTGGTTCCCCAACGGCGAGCAGTTACCTGCGGTCGTGGTTGGAGATGATGAAATTGGCATGATTCACGACATGGCGCTATATCGGCAAAGTCGAGTTCGTCTGATGGACAGGGAGAAACGAGTTGATAAAGGCGGGTTCTTCAATACGGAAGCGTTACCTGAAGGAACAATTATGGTCTTTCCGATCGCGATTCGCAATACAGCTACAACACCTTGGCAGCCTTTTGGGGACGGTATTGAAACCAGTGAGATCTACCTCGGTGGTTTAGAGTCGATCGGTTTTGGTAATTGTCAAATTACGCTAAAAAATCTCAACACGGTTGCTCATTCTCAGGAGGTGGCTGCATGA
- a CDS encoding type III-B CRISPR module-associated Cmr3 family protein, whose translation MFQHLITIAPLGLMYGSAGAFLSPENLVGRSGAKFPPDASTVAGLFFSANHSLKGAIAPHDTLKHNLHIAGPFWAKRDQPEVFYVPVPRHRIIAEEQEDEWRLEKHRWQRDLQKEDIEAFYTWQSIDAWNRETRQIRTNREAAQAPWKYVSFLHPQMKAEERHVLDQDGLFLENAVQMDEDYCLVYLSTHAFPEGWYRFGGEGHMVEINSQSLSPSSIIHQLLQTPIDRACALITPGVWGSHNLSYRYPRHPEFPREGMQMLTDKATPCRYRLGNRTTERGRLSRGRYAVPVGTVYVFKHPLNRCWWDFPDDWFPDKGLMKKLGSGLCLPIQIQGVA comes from the coding sequence ATGTTCCAACATCTGATTACGATTGCGCCATTAGGTTTAATGTATGGCAGCGCTGGAGCATTCCTGTCACCTGAGAATCTGGTCGGACGCTCAGGAGCAAAGTTTCCTCCTGATGCATCGACTGTAGCAGGATTATTTTTTAGCGCCAATCATTCGCTGAAAGGTGCGATCGCACCTCATGACACACTTAAGCACAATCTCCATATCGCTGGTCCCTTCTGGGCAAAGCGCGATCAACCAGAAGTTTTTTATGTTCCTGTTCCTCGACACCGCATTATTGCAGAAGAACAGGAAGATGAATGGCGGTTAGAAAAACACCGATGGCAGAGAGATTTACAAAAAGAAGATATAGAAGCCTTCTACACCTGGCAAAGCATTGATGCTTGGAATCGAGAGACGCGCCAAATTCGGACGAATCGAGAAGCAGCTCAAGCACCTTGGAAATATGTTTCGTTTTTGCATCCTCAGATGAAAGCGGAGGAGCGGCATGTGTTGGATCAAGATGGATTATTTCTAGAAAATGCAGTGCAGATGGATGAAGATTATTGCTTGGTATATCTTTCTACTCATGCTTTCCCAGAGGGCTGGTATCGCTTTGGGGGAGAGGGGCATATGGTGGAGATAAACAGCCAGTCTTTATCACCGTCTAGCATTATTCATCAATTGCTACAAACTCCAATTGATCGTGCCTGTGCACTAATTACGCCTGGGGTTTGGGGGTCTCATAATTTGTCTTACCGCTATCCTCGGCATCCTGAGTTTCCGAGAGAAGGAATGCAGATGCTAACAGATAAAGCGACCCCTTGCCGTTATCGATTAGGGAATCGCACAACAGAACGAGGACGATTGAGCCGGGGACGCTACGCAGTGCCAGTCGGAACAGTCTATGTCTTCAAGCATCCGCTCAATAGATGCTGGTGGGATTTTCCCGATGATTGGTTTCCGGACAAAGGATTGATGAAGAAGTTAGGCAGTGGATTGTGTTTACCGATTCAGATTCAAGGAGTTGCATAA
- the cas1 gene encoding CRISPR-associated endonuclease Cas1 has protein sequence MKTLYVSHQGCYLSLRQESVLIKRGETILDQVQLPLLEQILIFGQSQVTTQVIRACLQRNIAIAYLSRMGKCYGRVLSITQGYRQLSRYQQLLSPELQLQTARIIVQAKLKNSRVILMRQQRRRASEQTALAIESLAYLVQQAGEAVSIARLMGLEGAGAASYFSAFGECLSGAGFVFLARSRRPPGNPVNAMLSFGYQVLWNHLLTLIELQGLDPYWGCLHQGHDRHAALASDLIEEFRSSIVDSLVLYLVNRGLVSADDDFEYHDGGCYLNQSGRRKFLQAFVQRMEESVEEQPRWNLLSQQVRAYKQFVYDPSCLYSPYLIR, from the coding sequence GTGAAAACGCTCTATGTTTCTCACCAGGGTTGCTATCTATCACTGCGACAAGAATCAGTCTTGATCAAACGAGGTGAAACGATTCTGGATCAAGTTCAGTTGCCACTGCTAGAGCAGATTCTAATTTTTGGTCAATCCCAAGTCACAACTCAGGTTATTCGTGCTTGCTTGCAGCGAAACATTGCGATCGCATATCTGTCTCGCATGGGAAAGTGCTATGGACGAGTCCTATCAATTACTCAAGGCTATCGGCAATTATCACGATATCAGCAATTACTATCACCAGAGCTTCAGCTGCAAACAGCCCGAATTATTGTGCAAGCAAAGTTGAAAAATAGCCGAGTAATTTTGATGCGGCAGCAACGGCGACGAGCTTCTGAACAAACAGCTTTGGCGATCGAAAGCTTGGCATATTTAGTACAGCAAGCAGGGGAAGCGGTATCGATCGCGCGATTGATGGGATTAGAGGGAGCAGGAGCAGCAAGCTATTTTTCTGCATTTGGTGAATGTTTGAGTGGAGCGGGATTTGTATTTTTAGCGCGATCGCGCCGTCCACCAGGCAATCCGGTCAATGCGATGCTGAGTTTTGGATATCAGGTGTTATGGAATCATTTGCTGACGTTGATTGAGCTTCAAGGATTAGATCCTTACTGGGGCTGTTTGCATCAGGGGCATGATCGTCATGCAGCACTCGCATCAGATTTGATTGAGGAATTTCGATCGTCGATCGTGGATTCGCTAGTGCTGTATTTGGTGAATCGTGGGCTGGTAAGTGCAGATGATGATTTTGAGTACCATGACGGCGGATGCTATTTGAATCAATCGGGGCGGCGGAAGTTTTTACAGGCTTTTGTGCAACGGATGGAAGAGTCTGTCGAGGAGCAGCCGCGTTGGAATTTACTATCGCAGCAGGTGAGGGCTTATAAGCAGTTTGTGTATGATCCGAGTTGTTTGTATTCGCCTTATCTGATTCGGTGA
- a CDS encoding coiled-coil domain-containing protein — MPNTKSNDWIELMSFLGGIVSFILFLAAIAQQSRIAQSLSLLGLATSTGGIVACALSDRTNQTREEVEALTQRLSDRDLTLAAKDDRIVNLTAELNRVMAFVDHLKSAPISVDRTSHIVAQYQEKLNTLQARYRAEVERVKTEARSQHQTELDRLRSEMVAADTRIHEFEQRFLDRAQETLSEALTSFHDRISDLVMDNLRKLSHLEPETRDATFAERLQQLSEEVTDLHQTYVAQILNLSHFLDAENILDCSDEALSILYHLMDDYTSIKVKVINALKAKTIRELQTTIQAYQAADLVPKAQLEQLVKNLKLRLQEYELDAVQHQESVVAIANDYEAQTLEDDRIVRGYIDQLAKLEHDNHQLKEQVASLSALKKFDPGAWGWGADIGNQVIDYLMSENIPCDALPLDFSPTDSHLTIALNCRTEAGLRMLAKDGKEFEKGMAAAKGWSHVSLTLTGRVVKVTVQYANRAIAKTKPEAVLDRPISDWDLYLAAEYHWFIAAAC; from the coding sequence ATGCCCAACACCAAGTCGAACGACTGGATCGAGCTGATGTCCTTTCTGGGTGGAATCGTCAGCTTCATCCTCTTTCTCGCCGCCATCGCTCAGCAATCGCGCATCGCTCAATCGTTGAGTCTACTTGGACTCGCCACGAGTACAGGTGGAATTGTGGCCTGTGCCTTATCCGATCGCACTAATCAAACCCGTGAGGAGGTTGAAGCTCTCACGCAACGGTTGAGCGATCGCGATCTCACATTAGCTGCAAAAGACGATCGCATCGTCAATCTAACGGCTGAACTGAATCGGGTGATGGCATTCGTTGATCACCTGAAAAGCGCACCGATTTCGGTTGACCGAACTTCACACATCGTGGCGCAGTACCAAGAGAAGCTCAACACCTTGCAAGCGCGATATCGAGCAGAAGTTGAGCGCGTCAAAACCGAAGCGCGATCGCAGCATCAAACAGAACTCGATCGCCTACGGTCTGAAATGGTTGCAGCCGATACTCGGATTCACGAATTCGAGCAGCGGTTTCTCGATCGCGCTCAAGAAACGCTGTCTGAAGCATTAACCAGCTTTCACGATCGCATCTCTGATCTGGTCATGGACAATCTCCGTAAACTCAGCCATCTCGAACCTGAAACCCGTGATGCGACCTTTGCTGAGCGATTACAGCAGCTGTCTGAAGAAGTGACCGACTTGCACCAAACCTACGTGGCGCAAATCCTCAATCTCTCTCACTTCTTGGATGCTGAGAACATTCTCGATTGCAGCGATGAAGCCCTTTCGATTCTGTATCACCTGATGGATGACTACACCAGCATCAAGGTCAAAGTGATCAATGCGCTTAAAGCCAAGACTATCCGAGAGCTACAGACAACCATTCAAGCCTATCAAGCGGCAGACCTCGTTCCCAAAGCCCAGCTCGAACAGCTCGTCAAAAACCTCAAACTCCGACTGCAAGAGTATGAACTCGATGCCGTCCAGCATCAAGAGAGCGTGGTTGCGATCGCCAACGATTATGAAGCCCAAACGCTCGAAGACGATCGGATCGTGCGGGGCTATATCGATCAGCTGGCAAAACTTGAACACGATAACCATCAACTCAAAGAGCAGGTGGCATCGCTATCGGCATTGAAGAAATTTGATCCGGGAGCTTGGGGGTGGGGGGCTGATATCGGCAATCAAGTGATCGATTACCTAATGTCAGAGAACATTCCTTGTGATGCATTGCCACTTGACTTTTCCCCGACCGATAGCCATTTGACGATCGCGCTGAATTGTCGCACCGAGGCCGGCTTACGAATGCTTGCCAAAGACGGCAAAGAGTTCGAGAAAGGCATGGCAGCAGCAAAAGGGTGGAGCCACGTCAGCTTGACTCTGACTGGGCGCGTCGTAAAGGTAACCGTTCAGTACGCAAATCGTGCGATCGCAAAAACAAAGCCAGAAGCCGTGCTCGATCGACCGATCAGCGACTGGGATCTGTACTTGGCAGCAGAGTATCACTGGTTCATTGCAGCCGCGTGTTAG